In a single window of the Flavivirga spongiicola genome:
- the rfbD gene encoding dTDP-4-dehydrorhamnose reductase, with product MRTKVLVTGAKGQLGKTIEELYSNNQNGLDFVFVSKAELDITEEKELRLFFNNNNFDYCINCAAYTNVEQAEKTPEIAFKVNAEGAKNLAEACKECNTVLIHISTDYVFDGEKAGPYTVEDEPNPINEYGKSKLLGEQYIQDTLDKYFIIRTSWLYSKKYGNNFYKTILERTKTEQELHITNEQIGCPTDTVNLSQYILELLKKKKCNFGIHHFCDEGAMTWYGFAEQILVEHQLLTEINLVRTGNYRTFAKRPKNSVIFKKRE from the coding sequence ATGAGAACTAAAGTTTTAGTAACAGGTGCCAAAGGGCAATTAGGAAAAACCATTGAAGAGTTATATTCTAATAACCAGAACGGTCTTGATTTTGTTTTTGTATCTAAAGCAGAATTGGACATTACTGAAGAAAAAGAATTGAGGTTGTTTTTTAATAATAACAACTTCGATTATTGTATAAATTGTGCGGCATATACAAATGTTGAACAGGCAGAAAAAACACCAGAAATTGCTTTTAAGGTAAATGCTGAAGGAGCTAAAAATTTAGCCGAAGCCTGTAAAGAATGCAATACTGTTTTAATTCATATTTCAACTGATTATGTGTTTGATGGTGAGAAAGCAGGGCCTTATACAGTAGAAGATGAACCTAACCCAATTAATGAGTATGGTAAATCTAAGCTTTTAGGTGAGCAATATATTCAGGATACATTAGATAAGTATTTTATTATTAGAACATCTTGGTTGTACAGTAAAAAATACGGCAATAATTTTTATAAAACCATTTTAGAAAGGACTAAAACGGAACAAGAGCTGCATATCACTAATGAACAAATTGGATGCCCAACAGATACTGTTAATCTATCACAATATATTTTAGAATTATTAAAAAAAAAGAAATGTAATTTTGGGATTCACCACTTTTGTGATGAAGGTGCTATGACGTGGTACGGTTTCGCAGAACAAATTTTAGTAGAACATCAATTACTGACTGAAATAAATCTTGTGCGAACAGGGAATTATCGTACTTTTGCGAAGCGGCCAAAAAACTCCGTAATATTTAAAAAAAGAGAATAA
- the rfbA gene encoding glucose-1-phosphate thymidylyltransferase RfbA, whose amino-acid sequence MKGIILAGGSGTRLHPLTKVVSKQLMPVYDKPMIYYPLTTLMSAGINEILIISTSKDTPKFEDLLGDGSDYGCRFHYAVQETPNGLAEAFLIGEDFIGKDSVALILGDNIFYGSGLEQILKANTVPNGGVIFAYHVLDPQRYGVVEFDKNNKAISIEEKPQNPKSNFAVPGIYFYDNRVIGFAKDIKPSKRGELEITDINKAYLEKGILNVEILDKGTAWLDTGTFNSLMQASQFVQVIEERQGLKIGCIEEIAYKMGYINKSQLNKLAQPLLKSGYGEYLQRLV is encoded by the coding sequence ATGAAAGGAATCATATTGGCAGGAGGATCTGGGACGCGTTTGCATCCACTCACTAAAGTGGTGAGTAAACAGCTTATGCCTGTTTATGACAAACCTATGATTTACTACCCTTTAACAACACTAATGTCGGCTGGAATAAACGAGATTTTAATTATTTCAACATCAAAAGACACGCCTAAGTTTGAAGATTTATTAGGAGACGGTAGTGATTATGGGTGTAGGTTTCATTATGCTGTTCAAGAGACCCCTAATGGGTTAGCAGAGGCATTTTTAATTGGAGAAGATTTTATCGGAAAAGATAGTGTAGCGTTAATCTTAGGAGATAATATTTTTTATGGGTCTGGACTAGAGCAAATTTTAAAAGCTAATACAGTTCCTAATGGAGGAGTTATTTTCGCATATCATGTTTTGGACCCACAACGATATGGGGTTGTAGAATTTGACAAAAATAACAAAGCAATTTCTATTGAAGAGAAACCTCAAAACCCAAAATCCAATTTTGCGGTTCCGGGTATTTACTTTTATGATAATAGGGTGATTGGTTTTGCGAAAGATATTAAACCAAGTAAAAGAGGGGAATTAGAAATAACAGATATTAATAAAGCATATTTGGAAAAAGGAATACTTAATGTAGAAATTCTTGATAAAGGCACTGCGTGGTTAGATACAGGAACTTTTAATTCGCTTATGCAAGCCTCCCAATTTGTTCAAGTAATTGAAGAGAGGCAAGGATTAAAAATAGGTTGTATTGAAGAAATAGCATATAAAATGGGATATATTAACAAATCTCAACTTAATAAACTTGCTCAACCATTACTTAAAAGTGGCTATGGCGAATATTTACAACGTTTAGTATAA
- a CDS encoding DUF6909 family protein, whose translation MTNSKKHHSRTRAQESSNAIERMYITMRHLFNRGFYKPMGISGETLRQSLLLLRPEIYGSVGEEKAELEGLLYVIDRLPVGIEECTFINLTSDEGYGDSHFKPIIPEKRRRNCYRIDAEQMNIEITRGRSEIYDILTHLTFLFIESHKISNRVLINDQGATTRDWIKLEKAALSKKKLTKDEREVAITHVANILGRTFNELRVVYDEFATSSQPERLLHIVYWLGKLAIEEHIHNNKRTVTFSPVLRERIGHHIHGEIWADTIKETLFKNNLLERPIHIISANMHSVMNTLFVSNVLKPTTAKKDVFEVYESLSKKENEGLRNKINKEALHRGMIYIKDTSGANIDVQIFDTSKIDVSKIDIEVSETVLKEDKPVILVMDYAFGEQAYETIDELLKPYKNKGKNTHLNVESVSIMGKAGILEGAKGDIMIPSAHIFEGTADNYPFTNELKKEELEGQGVDIYEGSMITVLGTSLQNKDILKFFYNSTWQVIGLEMEGAHYQKAIQAASKVRGSICPDVKVRYAYYASDNPLETGATLASGGLGTSGVRPTYLITRTILKQILN comes from the coding sequence ATGACTAATAGCAAAAAACATCATTCTAGAACGAGAGCTCAAGAAAGCTCGAATGCCATTGAGAGGATGTATATTACTATGCGTCATTTATTCAATAGAGGTTTTTATAAACCCATGGGTATTTCTGGGGAAACCCTACGGCAGTCATTATTGCTTTTACGCCCGGAAATATATGGTTCTGTGGGAGAAGAAAAAGCCGAATTGGAAGGGTTGCTTTATGTGATAGATAGACTTCCAGTAGGTATTGAAGAATGCACATTTATTAATTTAACGAGTGATGAAGGCTACGGGGATTCCCATTTTAAGCCTATAATACCGGAAAAAAGACGTCGTAATTGCTATAGAATAGATGCTGAACAAATGAATATTGAGATTACTCGAGGACGATCAGAAATCTATGATATTTTAACGCACCTCACATTTCTTTTTATTGAATCTCATAAAATAAGTAATCGCGTTTTAATTAATGACCAAGGTGCAACTACAAGAGATTGGATAAAACTTGAAAAGGCTGCTTTATCAAAAAAGAAACTAACAAAGGATGAGCGTGAAGTAGCCATAACTCATGTAGCTAATATTTTGGGCAGAACGTTTAATGAGCTAAGAGTTGTTTATGATGAATTTGCTACGTCTTCACAACCAGAAAGATTACTTCACATTGTATATTGGTTAGGTAAATTAGCGATAGAAGAACACATACATAATAATAAAAGAACCGTAACATTTAGTCCTGTTTTAAGAGAACGTATAGGGCATCATATACATGGAGAAATTTGGGCTGATACGATAAAAGAGACTTTGTTTAAAAATAATTTATTAGAAAGGCCTATACATATAATAAGTGCCAATATGCATAGCGTTATGAATACACTTTTTGTATCAAACGTATTAAAACCAACAACGGCTAAAAAGGATGTTTTTGAAGTGTATGAGTCTTTAAGTAAAAAAGAAAACGAAGGGCTTCGAAATAAAATAAATAAAGAGGCGTTACATCGAGGGATGATTTATATTAAGGATACATCCGGAGCTAATATTGATGTTCAAATTTTTGATACTAGTAAAATTGACGTTTCTAAAATAGATATTGAAGTCAGTGAAACGGTATTAAAAGAAGACAAACCTGTTATATTGGTCATGGACTATGCTTTTGGAGAGCAAGCATACGAGACTATTGATGAGCTGTTGAAACCATATAAAAATAAAGGCAAAAACACGCACTTGAATGTAGAATCGGTATCGATTATGGGTAAAGCAGGAATTTTAGAAGGTGCTAAAGGTGATATTATGATACCTTCGGCACATATTTTTGAAGGTACTGCCGATAATTATCCCTTTACGAACGAGCTTAAGAAAGAAGAGTTAGAAGGACAAGGAGTCGATATTTATGAAGGATCTATGATTACTGTTTTAGGAACCTCATTACAAAATAAGGATATTTTGAAATTCTTTTATAATTCAACCTGGCAAGTGATAGGACTGGAAATGGAAGGCGCACATTATCAAAAAGCGATTCAAGCAGCTTCTAAAGTTAGGGGCAGCATTTGCCCTGATGTAAAAGTAAGGTATGCTTATTATGCCAGTGATAATCCTTTAGAAACAGGGGCAACACTTGCTTCAGGAGGCCTAGGAACTTCTGGGGTAAGACCTACATATTTAATAACAAGAACGATATTAAAACAAATACTTAATTAA
- a CDS encoding acylneuraminate cytidylyltransferase family protein: MDNMVKEKKILAIIPARGGSKRIPKKNIIPFKGKPMIAWTIEAAIKSKCFDKVLVSTDDEHIAEVGKKYGADVPFLRDKNSDDFSTVSDVIVNEKNRLDDHYDIIVMLMANCPIRDEFDIKKSIYKFVDNNRTFQISCFKYGWMNPWWAHKIDSLGKASPVFNKAILSRSQDLNDLYCPTGAIWIAKNQELDKAKTFYGPDFVMEPIDWKKAVDIDDYEDFEFAEVVFDFLKKK; this comes from the coding sequence ATGGACAATATGGTAAAAGAGAAAAAAATTTTAGCAATAATACCAGCAAGAGGAGGGAGCAAGAGAATACCAAAAAAAAACATAATTCCTTTTAAAGGGAAACCAATGATTGCTTGGACAATAGAAGCTGCAATTAAATCGAAATGTTTTGATAAAGTTTTAGTAAGCACAGATGATGAACACATAGCAGAGGTAGGCAAAAAATATGGGGCAGACGTTCCTTTTTTAAGGGATAAAAATTCAGACGATTTTTCTACTGTTAGTGATGTTATAGTGAATGAAAAAAACAGATTAGATGATCATTACGATATTATAGTAATGTTAATGGCAAACTGCCCAATTAGAGATGAATTTGATATCAAGAAATCTATTTATAAGTTTGTTGATAATAATCGTACTTTTCAAATCAGTTGCTTTAAATATGGATGGATGAATCCATGGTGGGCACATAAAATTGATTCTTTAGGAAAAGCATCACCTGTTTTTAACAAAGCAATATTATCTAGGTCTCAAGACTTGAATGACCTATATTGTCCAACTGGTGCTATTTGGATTGCTAAAAATCAAGAGCTAGATAAAGCGAAGACTTTTTATGGACCGGATTTTGTAATGGAACCTATCGATTGGAAAAAAGCAGTTGATATTGACGATTATGAAGACTTTGAATTTGCGGAAGTTGTATTTGACTTTTTAAAAAAAAAATGA
- the pseC gene encoding UDP-4-amino-4,6-dideoxy-N-acetyl-beta-L-altrosamine transaminase, with product MKPIPYGRQNIEQDDIDAVVKTLAADFLTQGPKVKEFEDKFAEYVGAKYAVAVNNATSGLHLAVLALGLKEGERVITTPITFAASANCVKYAGGEVWFADIDPKTYLLDINSVKKLIESKPKGFFKGIIPVDFAGLPVNLEEFKSLADEHNLWIIEDACHAPGGYFVDPKGLKQMCGNGNYADIGVFSFHPVKHIACGEGGMITTNSELLYKKLCSLRTHGITKENMTENHGGWYYEMQELGFNYRLTDIQSALGITQLAKNKEGVVRRNQISDTYKKAFVRKIKFQMLPENTYNAHHLFVIEVENRKGLYDYLRMHQIFAQIHYIPVHTLPYYREIGYNKASLENAENYYSKCISLPMYPSLTDEEQEFVIGKVLGFVVKDK from the coding sequence ATGAAACCCATACCATACGGAAGGCAAAATATCGAACAAGATGATATTGATGCGGTTGTAAAAACGCTAGCAGCAGATTTTTTAACTCAAGGCCCAAAAGTCAAAGAATTTGAAGATAAGTTTGCAGAATATGTTGGGGCCAAATATGCAGTAGCTGTAAACAACGCAACTTCAGGGTTACATTTAGCAGTCTTAGCTTTAGGCTTAAAAGAAGGAGAACGTGTTATCACAACACCAATTACCTTCGCTGCTTCAGCAAATTGTGTGAAGTATGCGGGAGGCGAAGTTTGGTTTGCTGATATTGACCCAAAAACCTATTTATTGGACATTAACTCTGTTAAAAAACTAATTGAATCAAAGCCTAAAGGTTTTTTTAAAGGCATTATTCCGGTTGATTTTGCAGGACTTCCTGTGAATCTAGAAGAATTTAAATCATTGGCAGACGAGCACAATTTGTGGATAATTGAAGATGCATGTCATGCACCTGGAGGTTATTTTGTAGACCCAAAAGGATTAAAGCAAATGTGTGGGAATGGTAACTATGCAGATATTGGGGTGTTTTCATTTCATCCTGTAAAACATATTGCTTGTGGTGAAGGAGGTATGATTACGACGAATTCTGAGTTATTGTATAAAAAACTATGTTCTTTAAGAACACATGGCATCACAAAAGAAAATATGACTGAAAATCATGGAGGGTGGTATTATGAGATGCAAGAACTTGGGTTTAACTATCGTTTAACAGATATTCAATCTGCACTAGGAATCACTCAATTAGCTAAAAACAAGGAAGGAGTTGTTAGGCGCAATCAAATTTCTGATACCTATAAAAAAGCATTTGTCAGAAAAATCAAGTTTCAAATGCTTCCAGAAAACACCTACAATGCTCATCATTTATTTGTGATTGAAGTTGAAAATAGAAAAGGATTATATGATTATTTGAGGATGCATCAGATTTTTGCTCAAATACATTACATTCCTGTACATACATTACCTTATTATAGAGAAATTGGTTATAATAAAGCCAGTTTAGAGAATGCAGAAAATTATTATTCTAAATGTATAAGCTTGCCAATGTATCCAAGCTTAACAGATGAAGAACAAGAGTTTGTTATTGGTAAAGTATTAGGTTTTGTAGTTAAAGACAAATAA
- a CDS encoding Gfo/Idh/MocA family oxidoreductase: MLKLGVIGLSEGNGHPYSWSAIFNGYNPEIDCPFTVIPEYLDKENFPNNFLSHLGKVTHIWTQDKEKSESVANFALIENIVDEPQDMLGEVDAILLARDDAETHYELAKVFIENNIPLFIDKPLAYTLDEAIKIYSIGSKESLIFTCSSIRFAKEFSIKVTEGTNFVSATVMKSWEKYGIHVLEPVVSMFPNRGQLLSVNKVDMDLGLKVRVVEWEKLKAVFIIAGSMKAPIKIDLMNKNYSKSLIFQDTFYAFRESLRFFIGIIEKREKNIPKEETLEIIEIIDKGL, translated from the coding sequence ATGTTAAAACTTGGAGTTATAGGGTTAAGCGAAGGGAATGGACATCCATACTCATGGAGTGCCATTTTTAATGGGTATAATCCAGAGATAGATTGTCCTTTTACTGTTATACCAGAATATTTGGATAAGGAGAACTTCCCAAATAATTTTTTGTCACACTTAGGCAAAGTCACTCATATCTGGACTCAAGATAAAGAAAAATCTGAATCAGTTGCAAATTTTGCATTAATAGAAAATATTGTTGATGAACCACAAGATATGTTGGGTGAAGTTGATGCTATATTATTGGCAAGGGATGATGCAGAAACACATTATGAATTAGCAAAAGTTTTTATAGAAAATAATATACCACTTTTTATAGATAAACCCTTGGCATACACTTTAGATGAAGCAATAAAAATATATTCAATAGGAAGTAAGGAGTCTTTAATTTTTACTTGTTCATCTATAAGGTTTGCTAAAGAGTTCTCTATTAAAGTTACGGAGGGCACAAATTTTGTATCAGCAACAGTGATGAAAAGTTGGGAGAAGTATGGAATACACGTTTTAGAACCGGTTGTGTCAATGTTTCCTAATAGAGGTCAACTTTTAAGCGTTAATAAAGTAGATATGGATTTAGGTTTAAAAGTAAGGGTCGTAGAATGGGAAAAATTGAAAGCTGTGTTTATTATTGCGGGTTCAATGAAAGCACCAATTAAGATAGATTTGATGAATAAAAATTATTCTAAATCATTAATATTTCAAGATACATTTTATGCTTTTAGAGAATCACTAAGGTTCTTCATAGGTATTATTGAAAAAAGAGAGAAAAATATACCAAAAGAAGAAACTCTAGAAATTATTGAAATTATAGATAAAGGATTGTAA
- the rfbC gene encoding dTDP-4-dehydrorhamnose 3,5-epimerase, producing MVVEETYLKGCFVLTPQVFEDERGFFFESFNIKTFEAETGVTANFVQDNQSKSSKGVLRGMHFQTEEYAQAKLIQVIKGKVLDICIDIRKKSPTFGKSFSVILDAIEHKQVYIPKGFAHGFLVLEDDTIFSYKCDNFYNKAFESGIIFNDKDLNIEWGFPIDKLIISEKDKQLPSFKDFVNEN from the coding sequence ATGGTCGTGGAAGAAACATATTTAAAAGGATGTTTTGTTTTAACACCACAAGTGTTTGAAGATGAAAGAGGCTTTTTTTTTGAAAGTTTTAATATAAAGACCTTTGAAGCAGAGACGGGAGTTACTGCTAATTTTGTACAAGATAATCAATCAAAATCTTCAAAAGGCGTTTTAAGGGGTATGCATTTTCAAACCGAAGAATATGCTCAAGCCAAGTTAATACAAGTTATAAAAGGAAAAGTACTTGATATTTGTATAGATATTAGAAAAAAATCTCCGACTTTTGGTAAGAGTTTTTCTGTAATTTTGGATGCTATCGAGCATAAGCAAGTTTATATCCCTAAGGGCTTTGCTCATGGCTTTTTAGTTTTAGAAGATGACACGATCTTTTCTTATAAATGTGATAATTTTTATAACAAAGCATTTGAATCTGGGATTATATTTAATGATAAAGATTTAAATATAGAATGGGGTTTTCCAATAGATAAGCTCATCATATCGGAAAAAGACAAACAATTGCCTTCATTTAAAGACTTTGTAAATGAGAACTAA
- a CDS encoding aldo/keto reductase, whose amino-acid sequence MGSSKLILGTVQFGLDYGINNNKGKPSESIIKEILDIAYEKGIQYLDTAEAYGNSQERIGTYHRKSLNKFNIITKFSSSVKELSDDIETRVLENTKILGVENLYCYMFHSFKDFNFFFEKYQKDLISLKNRKIIRKIGVSIYTNDELEKVLNFDNIDLIQLPFNLFDNNKLRGEVIRRAKVKGIEIHTRSVFLQGLFFKGKENLQGNLIDLKPYVENIENLSKNNHISINDLALNYACNNENIDKVLIGVDDVNQLKMNLDSVNKLIDQKVFTEIDKIEVKEKKLLNPSNW is encoded by the coding sequence TTGGGATCTAGTAAATTAATTTTGGGAACTGTTCAGTTTGGTTTAGACTATGGAATAAATAACAATAAAGGGAAACCATCAGAAAGTATTATAAAAGAAATCTTGGATATAGCGTATGAAAAAGGAATACAATATCTAGATACAGCTGAAGCATATGGAAATTCTCAGGAAAGAATAGGAACGTATCATAGGAAATCATTAAATAAGTTTAATATTATAACTAAGTTTAGTTCTTCTGTAAAAGAGTTATCTGATGATATTGAAACCAGAGTTTTAGAAAACACAAAAATACTTGGAGTAGAAAACCTATATTGTTATATGTTTCATTCTTTCAAGGATTTTAATTTTTTTTTTGAAAAATATCAAAAAGATTTAATTTCATTAAAAAACAGAAAGATTATTAGGAAAATAGGAGTATCAATATATACTAATGATGAGTTAGAAAAGGTTTTGAATTTTGATAATATTGATTTGATACAACTTCCTTTTAATTTGTTTGACAATAATAAGTTAAGAGGCGAAGTAATTAGAAGAGCAAAAGTTAAAGGAATTGAAATACATACAAGGTCTGTCTTTTTGCAAGGACTTTTTTTTAAAGGGAAAGAAAATTTACAAGGGAATTTGATAGATTTAAAACCATACGTAGAAAATATAGAGAATTTAAGTAAAAATAATCATATTTCAATTAATGATTTGGCTTTAAATTATGCTTGTAATAATGAGAATATTGATAAAGTTTTAATTGGGGTTGATGATGTGAATCAATTAAAAATGAATTTAGATTCAGTAAATAAATTAATAGATCAAAAGGTGTTTACTGAAATAGATAAGATTGAAGTAAAAGAAAAAAAGTTGTTGAACCCATCTAATTGGTAA
- a CDS encoding SDR family oxidoreductase: protein MKTIIITGGTGLIGKELTLYLLKEGYNVVISSRGTNKEEFISANQLQEYEGNLEVLELDYFKNSSINSFVEGLVRLNICPDSIIHNARSLDTLKIEENGQSSVENLLSEFRMGIVGPYELNNSILNSSIGNKLKNIIVISSIYGIVGPTPSLYKDFKRQSPIQYGITKAAQIHLTKELAVRLADRGIRVNAISYGGVEGRADEKFKERYSKFTPLKRMLNTKEVIKPVGFLLSDGASGMTGHNLIVDGGWTIW from the coding sequence ATGAAGACAATAATAATAACAGGAGGAACAGGCTTAATAGGGAAAGAATTGACATTATATCTCCTAAAAGAAGGATATAATGTTGTTATTTCTTCAAGGGGAACAAATAAAGAAGAGTTTATTTCAGCAAATCAGCTTCAAGAGTACGAAGGTAACCTTGAAGTTTTAGAGTTAGATTACTTCAAAAATTCATCAATAAATAGTTTTGTAGAAGGGTTGGTTCGTTTAAATATATGTCCAGATTCAATAATTCATAATGCCAGAAGCCTAGATACATTAAAGATTGAAGAAAATGGACAATCATCCGTTGAAAATTTATTAAGTGAATTCAGAATGGGAATTGTCGGCCCTTATGAATTGAATAATTCGATACTTAATTCGTCAATAGGTAATAAATTAAAAAATATAATTGTTATTTCTTCTATTTATGGGATTGTAGGTCCTACACCAAGCTTATATAAAGACTTTAAGCGTCAATCTCCTATTCAATACGGAATAACTAAAGCAGCACAAATACACCTAACTAAAGAGCTAGCCGTTCGCCTTGCAGATAGAGGTATACGAGTTAATGCAATTTCCTATGGAGGAGTTGAGGGAAGAGCAGATGAAAAATTTAAAGAAAGATATTCTAAGTTTACTCCATTAAAAAGAATGCTAAATACTAAAGAGGTAATAAAACCTGTTGGTTTTTTACTTAGTGATGGAGCTAGTGGAATGACAGGGCATAATTTAATAGTAGATGGAGGATGGACAATATGGTAA
- the pseB gene encoding UDP-N-acetylglucosamine 4,6-dehydratase (inverting), with protein MFDLKGKSILITGGTGSLGKALTNHIFSNNPEIRRLIIFSRDEQKQFQMAQEYPIEKFPQIRFFIGDVRDKDRLTRAFKGVDYVIHAAAMKHVHLAEYNPEECIKTNIGGAQNVVDACFETNVERVVALSTDKACAPINLYGATKLTSDKLFVAANNIKGENPIRFSVVRYGNVMGSNGSVIPFFINKKNTEGKLPITDPEMTRFNISLQGGVDMVMHALKNAWGGEIYIPKIPSYRIMDVAEAIGPRCEKPLVGIRPGEKVHEEMITASDSFYTYDLGKYYTIIPATHKWKIEDFISTFKAKKVSQGFSYNSGENDEWETVESLRTLIVEHVDSNFTV; from the coding sequence ATGTTTGATTTAAAAGGAAAATCAATTTTGATTACAGGTGGTACAGGTTCACTTGGAAAAGCACTTACTAACCATATTTTTTCTAATAATCCAGAAATAAGGCGACTTATAATTTTTTCTCGGGATGAGCAAAAACAATTCCAAATGGCTCAAGAATATCCAATTGAAAAATTTCCTCAGATTCGATTTTTTATTGGTGACGTTAGAGATAAAGATAGATTAACAAGAGCTTTCAAAGGAGTTGACTATGTTATACATGCTGCGGCTATGAAACATGTTCATTTAGCTGAATACAATCCAGAAGAATGTATAAAGACAAATATTGGCGGTGCTCAGAATGTTGTAGATGCTTGTTTTGAAACTAATGTAGAAAGAGTTGTTGCTTTATCAACAGATAAGGCATGTGCACCAATTAACTTGTATGGAGCAACCAAGCTTACTTCAGATAAACTATTTGTAGCAGCAAACAATATAAAAGGAGAAAACCCTATTAGATTTTCAGTAGTTCGCTATGGAAATGTTATGGGTTCTAATGGGTCTGTTATTCCTTTTTTTATAAATAAAAAAAATACGGAAGGAAAACTTCCTATTACTGACCCAGAAATGACTCGTTTTAATATTTCTCTTCAAGGTGGTGTAGATATGGTAATGCATGCGCTTAAAAACGCTTGGGGTGGAGAAATATATATTCCTAAAATACCATCTTATCGAATTATGGATGTTGCAGAAGCAATTGGGCCGAGATGTGAAAAACCACTGGTAGGTATTAGACCTGGTGAAAAAGTACATGAGGAAATGATTACGGCATCAGATTCTTTTTATACTTATGATTTAGGTAAATATTATACCATTATACCAGCAACACATAAATGGAAAATAGAGGATTTTATATCAACGTTTAAAGCCAAAAAAGTATCTCAAGGATTTAGTTATAACTCAGGCGAGAATGATGAATGGGAAACTGTAGAAAGTTTAAGAACATTGATAGTAGAACATGTTGATTCTAATTTTACAGTATAA
- the rfbB gene encoding dTDP-glucose 4,6-dehydratase, which yields MTILITGGAGFIGSNFIVYFLKHHPLIKIINIDKLTYAGELSNLNEVENNNKYKFVKGDICDRNLIESLFKQYNFNSVIHFAAESHVDNSIKTPNEFINTNVLGTFNLIDVAKNHWMVAPNEIKSGYEASRFHHISTDEVYGSLGETGLFTEQTPYAPNSPYSASKASSDFIIRSYFHTYGMNVVTTNCSNNYGPKQHDEKLIPTIIRKALKGESIPIYGKGDNIRDWLYVEDHCKGIDLAFSKGISGETYNIGGRNERDNLYIANVICDLLDEELPKNKSYKDQITFVKDRPGHDFRYAIDAAKIEKKLGWEAKENFETGIRKTIDWYVKKYNV from the coding sequence ATGACGATTTTAATAACTGGAGGCGCAGGGTTTATAGGATCTAACTTTATTGTTTATTTTCTTAAACACCACCCCCTTATTAAAATAATAAATATAGATAAGCTCACATATGCAGGGGAACTCTCTAATTTAAATGAAGTTGAAAACAACAATAAATATAAGTTTGTAAAAGGAGATATTTGTGATAGAAATCTGATAGAGAGCTTATTTAAGCAATATAACTTCAATAGTGTTATTCATTTTGCTGCAGAATCACATGTAGATAATTCTATAAAAACCCCAAATGAATTTATAAATACTAATGTCTTAGGAACATTTAATCTAATTGATGTTGCCAAAAATCATTGGATGGTAGCTCCAAACGAAATAAAAAGTGGATACGAAGCATCTAGATTTCATCATATTTCTACGGATGAGGTTTATGGTTCCTTAGGAGAAACAGGGTTATTTACTGAGCAAACCCCTTATGCTCCCAATAGTCCCTATAGTGCATCAAAAGCATCTTCAGATTTTATTATAAGAAGCTATTTTCATACTTATGGGATGAATGTCGTGACAACAAATTGCTCAAATAATTATGGACCGAAGCAACACGACGAAAAACTGATTCCTACCATTATTAGAAAAGCATTAAAAGGAGAAAGCATTCCTATTTATGGTAAGGGGGATAATATTCGTGATTGGCTATATGTCGAAGATCATTGTAAAGGAATAGACTTGGCTTTTAGTAAAGGGATTTCAGGAGAGACCTATAACATAGGTGGTAGAAACGAGCGAGATAATCTATATATCGCAAATGTCATTTGTGACCTTTTAGATGAAGAACTTCCTAAAAATAAATCATATAAAGACCAAATTACATTTGTTAAAGATAGACCGGGGCATGATTTTAGATATGCTATTGATGCTGCTAAAATCGAAAAAAAATTAGGTTGGGAAGCCAAAGAAAACTTTGAAACGGGAATAAGGAAAACTATTGATTGGTATGTTAAGAAGTATAACGTTTAA